In the genome of Terriglobales bacterium, one region contains:
- a CDS encoding M48 family metallopeptidase, whose protein sequence is MFRHLVGTPLVAEAKLDWRFAILENESINAYSDAKGRVWVAGGLARLLNEDRGLWAAVLSHEVAHVILRHPNLALKGLHLALPYVFGKVLRDREHRADATGMMLMAAAGYHPDSMFALQQLLRQARGETPKPLAFFSSHPRWETRGQHSLRASEEALAEFEQRWPDAAASPGGPAPLLVFLGDTEVSASANPDTLDLKISLHCRNARGPVYIVFRPQGADNTLKEVRSETQCPTPEDGMVRLVLDAAKASSRQSFRAKVGVQDAEGRTRALSKTFEVRLPAR, encoded by the coding sequence GTGTTCCGTCACCTGGTCGGCACGCCGCTGGTGGCGGAAGCCAAGCTGGACTGGCGCTTTGCCATCCTCGAGAACGAGAGCATCAACGCGTACTCCGACGCCAAAGGGCGGGTGTGGGTTGCCGGCGGCCTGGCGCGGCTGCTGAATGAGGATCGCGGTTTGTGGGCGGCCGTTCTTTCCCACGAGGTCGCGCACGTGATCCTCCGCCATCCCAACCTCGCCTTAAAAGGGCTGCACCTGGCTTTGCCCTATGTGTTCGGCAAGGTGCTGCGCGACCGTGAGCACCGCGCCGATGCCACGGGCATGATGCTGATGGCCGCTGCCGGCTACCATCCCGACTCCATGTTCGCCCTGCAACAACTGTTGCGGCAGGCCCGCGGAGAGACGCCGAAGCCGCTGGCGTTTTTTTCCAGTCACCCCCGCTGGGAGACACGTGGGCAGCACAGCCTGCGCGCCTCCGAGGAAGCGCTGGCCGAGTTCGAACAGCGCTGGCCAGACGCAGCCGCATCTCCCGGCGGGCCGGCGCCGCTCTTGGTTTTCCTCGGCGACACGGAAGTCAGCGCGAGTGCGAATCCGGACACTCTGGATCTGAAGATCTCGCTGCATTGTCGAAACGCCCGCGGTCCGGTTTACATAGTGTTCAGGCCGCAAGGTGCGGACAACACGCTGAAGGAGGTACGCAGCGAAACGCAGTGTCCTACGCCGGAAGATGGCATGGTCAGGCTGGTACTGGATGCGGCAAAAGCCAGCTCCCGCCAGAGCTTCCGGGCCAAGGTAGGCGTGCAGGACGCCGAGGGCCGCACGCGAGCGCTCTCCAAGACCTTCGAGGTGCGGCTGCCCGCGCGATGA
- a CDS encoding YbhB/YbcL family Raf kinase inhibitor-like protein, giving the protein MALLVMAGAADLDMDSLGAASIQGGHQMSFSIESPAFAPGGDIPRKHTCDGPDVSPALRWNEPPAGTKGFALIADDPDAPVGTWVHWVVYDLPAATRELPEGVVKQKDVPGGGRQGTNDFRRLGYGGPCPPPGKPHRYFFKLYALSTALGLEPGATKVDVERAMKGRVLAEASLMGRYRR; this is encoded by the coding sequence ATGGCGCTCTTGGTGATGGCTGGCGCCGCGGACCTTGACATGGATTCGCTTGGCGCGGCGTCAATCCAGGGAGGACACCAGATGTCTTTCTCCATCGAATCTCCAGCCTTCGCACCCGGCGGCGACATCCCGCGCAAGCACACCTGCGACGGTCCTGACGTCTCCCCGGCCCTGCGCTGGAACGAGCCTCCGGCGGGCACCAAGGGTTTCGCGTTGATAGCCGACGACCCCGATGCTCCCGTAGGCACCTGGGTACATTGGGTCGTCTATGATCTCCCGGCGGCCACGCGCGAGTTGCCTGAAGGCGTTGTCAAGCAGAAAGATGTTCCGGGAGGAGGCCGTCAGGGAACGAACGATTTCCGCCGCCTCGGTTACGGCGGACCGTGCCCTCCGCCCGGCAAGCCTCATCGTTACTTCTTCAAGCTCTATGCGCTCAGCACCGCGCTGGGCCTGGAGCCCGGCGCGACCAAGGTCGACGTCGAGCGCGCGATGAAGGGGAGGGTGCTGGCCGAAGCGAGCCTGATGGGTCGCTACCGGCGCTAG
- a CDS encoding tetratricopeptide repeat protein, translating into MTRASWLMALCVLWFSFPLAAQIPEPLVPPLDQDQTATTPTELRRAEPPPRDWTAAQLEKRGDELRATKVYADSIDYYQAALKKQSSAVLYNKMGLAELAMLRYDRAKKNFEKAVKMNPQYPEALNNLGAVYYIRKSYGRAIKQYKKAIEASPNWASFHSNLGTAYFARKEYDKATVEYLRALELDPEIFERRSTMGVSAHLTTSTDRARYSYVIAKMYAHIGDTERSLLYLKKAMEQGYKDINDVYKDEEFATVRKDPRFTELMAAPPPAIPN; encoded by the coding sequence ATGACTCGAGCATCCTGGCTCATGGCTCTGTGCGTTCTCTGGTTCAGCTTTCCGCTCGCCGCGCAAATCCCCGAACCGCTTGTTCCCCCGCTCGACCAGGATCAGACAGCCACCACCCCGACCGAGCTTCGCCGCGCCGAGCCTCCTCCGCGCGACTGGACGGCCGCGCAACTGGAAAAGCGCGGCGACGAACTGCGCGCCACCAAGGTCTATGCCGATTCCATCGACTACTACCAGGCGGCGCTCAAGAAGCAATCCAGCGCCGTGCTCTACAACAAGATGGGCCTGGCGGAGTTGGCGATGCTGCGCTACGACCGTGCCAAAAAGAACTTCGAAAAAGCGGTCAAGATGAATCCGCAGTACCCGGAGGCCCTGAACAATCTGGGCGCCGTTTATTACATCCGCAAGAGCTACGGACGGGCTATCAAACAGTACAAGAAGGCGATCGAGGCCAGCCCCAACTGGGCCAGCTTCCACAGCAATCTGGGGACCGCTTATTTCGCGCGCAAGGAGTACGACAAGGCTACCGTGGAATACCTGCGCGCTCTGGAACTGGACCCGGAGATCTTCGAGCGGCGCTCGACTATGGGCGTCTCCGCCCACCTGACCACCTCCACGGATCGTGCGCGTTATTCCTACGTGATCGCCAAGATGTACGCCCACATCGGCGACACCGAACGCAGTCTCCTCTATCTGAAGAAGGCCATGGAACAGGGTTATAAGGACATTAACGACGTTTACAAGGACGAAGAGTTCGCCACCGTACGCAAGGACCCTCGCTTCACCGAGCTGATGGCTGCGCCTCCCCCCGCCATCCCGAATTGA